One window of Erwinia aphidicola genomic DNA carries:
- a CDS encoding KilA-N domain-containing protein — protein sequence MNQLLVIDGVSVRQDTSGRYCLNDLHRAAGGEERHKPRFWLGNQQTQELVQELTEGGNPPLEQNQPVRVIHGGDNRGTYVCKELVYSYAMWISSSFSLKVIRTFDSVVTGQHTSQGPNRADQVQAGVILLESASRTLNLSNSSKLGAYQKLQDFAGLPNMMPSYAIDAPSDSIDGSSRPTMALTTLLQRHNLGISTQEAFSRLQHAGIVERRSRPSTSAKSRNGQKQFWSVTSRGMLFGKNIISPGNPRETQPHFFDTKVQELIRILVSASAS from the coding sequence ATGAATCAGTTACTCGTAATTGATGGCGTTTCTGTACGCCAGGATACCTCGGGCCGCTATTGCCTGAACGATTTGCATCGCGCTGCTGGTGGAGAGGAGCGGCATAAGCCTCGTTTCTGGCTGGGGAACCAACAGACGCAGGAGCTTGTACAGGAATTAACCGAGGGTGGAAATCCTCCCTTGGAACAAAATCAACCAGTTAGAGTGATTCACGGTGGTGATAACCGTGGCACCTATGTATGCAAAGAGCTGGTTTACTCTTATGCGATGTGGATCAGCTCGTCATTCAGCCTGAAGGTGATCAGGACTTTTGATTCAGTAGTGACAGGGCAACATACCTCACAGGGACCGAATCGGGCAGATCAGGTGCAGGCGGGCGTAATTCTACTTGAGTCTGCCTCACGTACCCTGAATCTGTCGAACTCATCAAAGTTGGGTGCTTACCAGAAACTTCAGGATTTCGCTGGCCTGCCAAACATGATGCCTTCATATGCCATTGACGCCCCCTCTGATTCGATTGATGGTTCAAGCCGCCCCACAATGGCCCTCACCACGCTGCTACAGCGCCATAACCTTGGAATCAGCACGCAAGAGGCATTTAGTCGCCTGCAGCATGCGGGCATCGTAGAGCGCCGTTCACGCCCAAGCACATCAGCTAAATCCCGTAATGGTCAGAAGCAGTTCTGGTCAGTTACATCGCGCGGTATGCTATTTGGTAAAAACATCATCAGCCCTGGTAACCCGAGAGAGACGCAGCCTCACTTCTTCGATACGAAGGTACAGGAACTGATTCGCATTCTGGTTTCAGCCAGCGCATCTTGA
- a CDS encoding PerC family transcriptional regulator has protein sequence MNIREMAIEFVRNNPGCTSTQIANGAGIPKRMIQPLMTELYTQEIVNRYALKAHPFHYLIPKEGDRQNLGERYEKHRAKATQLENGGLWRRAAREWLLAMDATSNEEARDKAANRREYCISQGCIGVQHETSGIGVISVPAIDMWRN, from the coding sequence ATGAATATCCGTGAAATGGCTATTGAGTTTGTACGTAATAACCCTGGCTGCACGTCAACGCAGATCGCAAATGGCGCCGGAATACCGAAGCGCATGATTCAGCCACTGATGACCGAGCTTTACACGCAGGAGATCGTTAACCGCTATGCGTTGAAGGCTCACCCGTTCCACTACCTAATCCCGAAAGAAGGGGACCGCCAGAACCTCGGCGAACGTTACGAAAAGCACCGTGCCAAGGCTACGCAACTGGAGAACGGCGGCTTATGGCGGCGAGCTGCGCGTGAATGGCTGCTGGCCATGGATGCGACCTCAAACGAAGAAGCACGCGATAAAGCTGCTAACCGCCGTGAATACTGCATCAGCCAGGGCTGCATTGGTGTACAGCATGAAACGTCAGGAATCGGCGTTATCAGCGTTCCGGCGATCGACATGTGGAGGAACTGA
- a CDS encoding SDH family Clp fold serine proteinase, producing the protein MGEMAVLAQKSPLDTVRSKYLKEFSEKTGRNVIAYYSGFLQKNAAAHHHLIGMSDDDKNGFMTAIHGLDATKGLDLLLHTPGGDIAALESIGNYLRSKFGNDIRAFVPMISMSAGTMLACCAKEIVMGKQSNIGPFDPQIGGVPAHGVIEESQKAYNDIIQNPASVGYWQFTLSKLNPTFIGECEKAIQWATTIVSDWLVTGMFMGEQDAATKADAVCRSLNNHTSTFAHARHIHSDKAKQIGLKITDMESDQDIQDLVLTIHHSYMHTFGGSSAAKIIENHEDGRMVWHVSPSDE; encoded by the coding sequence ATGGGCGAGATGGCAGTTCTCGCCCAGAAAAGCCCACTTGATACTGTTCGCAGCAAATACCTCAAAGAATTTTCAGAAAAAACTGGTCGAAATGTTATCGCCTACTACTCTGGATTTTTGCAAAAAAATGCCGCAGCACATCATCACCTGATTGGAATGTCAGATGACGATAAAAATGGTTTTATGACGGCAATACACGGACTAGATGCTACAAAAGGCTTAGACCTTTTATTGCACACCCCTGGTGGTGATATTGCAGCTCTTGAATCGATTGGAAATTATCTAAGATCAAAGTTCGGAAACGATATCCGGGCATTTGTTCCCATGATTTCAATGTCCGCAGGAACTATGCTTGCCTGTTGTGCTAAAGAAATTGTTATGGGTAAGCAATCAAATATTGGACCATTCGACCCTCAGATTGGCGGTGTACCTGCTCACGGGGTCATTGAAGAGTCCCAAAAAGCCTACAATGATATAATTCAAAATCCTGCTTCTGTAGGATACTGGCAATTTACCCTCAGCAAATTAAATCCTACCTTCATCGGCGAATGTGAAAAAGCGATACAGTGGGCAACCACAATCGTTAGTGACTGGCTTGTAACAGGTATGTTTATGGGTGAACAAGATGCAGCTACTAAAGCAGATGCTGTTTGTAGAAGCTTAAATAATCATACATCTACATTTGCCCATGCTAGGCACATACATAGCGATAAGGCTAAACAGATTGGTTTGAAAATAACTGACATGGAAAGTGATCAGGATATTCAAGATTTGGTACTGACCATCCATCACAGTTATATGCATACTTTTGGTGGGAGTTCCGCCGCTAAAATTATCGAAAATCATGAAGATGGTCGAATGGTATGGCATGTTTCGCCTTCTGATGAATAA
- a CDS encoding MT-A70 family methyltransferase: MKYGLIYADPPWQYGNTISRGAAGNHYDTMNITDLKRLPVWELSADNAVLVMWYTGTHDQEARELAEAWGFDVRQMFLFTWVKFNGRAEQRFNAALEEQTIHDFTDLLDMLNAETRMNPGNYTRGNQESALVAVRGTGLERASRSVKQVIYSCQGEHSTKPAEARFRLEQLYGDVPRIELFARRPSEGWDIWGNECDSSVQMLPGRVA; this comes from the coding sequence ATGAAATACGGGCTGATATACGCCGATCCCCCCTGGCAGTATGGGAACACTATCAGCCGCGGTGCGGCTGGTAATCATTACGACACCATGAACATTACTGATTTGAAGAGGCTCCCCGTGTGGGAGCTGTCAGCCGATAACGCTGTTCTGGTGATGTGGTACACCGGAACGCATGACCAGGAGGCCCGTGAGCTTGCGGAGGCATGGGGCTTTGACGTTCGCCAGATGTTCCTGTTCACCTGGGTGAAGTTCAACGGCAGGGCAGAGCAGCGCTTCAACGCAGCATTGGAAGAGCAGACCATTCACGACTTCACCGATCTGCTGGACATGCTTAATGCAGAGACCCGCATGAACCCCGGTAATTACACGCGGGGTAATCAGGAATCTGCGCTGGTGGCTGTCCGGGGAACGGGGCTGGAGCGGGCCAGTCGATCCGTTAAACAGGTGATTTACTCCTGCCAGGGTGAGCACAGCACTAAGCCGGCAGAAGCCAGATTCCGCCTTGAGCAGCTTTATGGCGATGTACCGCGCATAGAGCTATTCGCCCGCCGCCCGTCAGAGGGTTGGGACATATGGGGCAACGAGTGTGACAGCAGCGTGCAGATGCTGCCGGGTAGGGTTGCATGA
- a CDS encoding phage holin family protein → MSDPVSGGIIATAAVTGASVFGLVTGTDYGVVFGAFAGAVFYVATAADLSLTRRAAYFLVSYIVGIYGSGLMGSKLAQWSGYSDKPLDSLGAVILSAIAIKTLTFIFEQDPLNWFQRWRGGTNGNK, encoded by the coding sequence ATGTCCGATCCGGTATCAGGGGGCATTATTGCCACGGCTGCGGTAACCGGGGCAAGCGTTTTTGGACTGGTCACCGGTACTGATTACGGTGTCGTGTTCGGTGCATTTGCTGGCGCAGTGTTTTACGTAGCCACGGCAGCTGACCTAAGCCTGACACGGCGTGCAGCCTATTTTCTCGTTTCTTACATCGTTGGGATATACGGTTCGGGCCTGATGGGTTCAAAGCTGGCGCAGTGGTCTGGCTATAGCGACAAGCCTCTTGATTCACTCGGGGCTGTCATTCTGTCTGCTATCGCGATTAAGACGCTGACCTTCATCTTTGAGCAGGACCCTCTGAACTGGTTCCAGCGTTGGAGGGGAGGAACCAATGGCAACAAATGA
- the lysC gene encoding Rz1-like lysis system protein LysC, translating to MISGCTRTVYVQVPRPKLNPDLTAPTPIPPVPEQMRWQDSLELNVSLITAIGQCNIDKAAIRIIEEGLKDE from the coding sequence ATGATCTCCGGTTGTACGCGGACAGTATACGTGCAGGTGCCCAGGCCAAAGCTAAACCCTGACCTGACTGCACCAACGCCAATACCGCCTGTACCAGAACAGATGCGCTGGCAGGACAGTTTAGAGCTGAACGTTAGCCTGATAACGGCGATCGGTCAGTGCAACATCGACAAGGCAGCTATTCGTATAATTGAAGAAGGCTTAAAAGATGAGTGA
- a CDS encoding phage holin family protein yields MATNDPLLIANVLACSAIVIRLMFFRKPGARHNWWASWLAYLLILAYASVPFRYFYHCYGSPGWGVVLINLIICAAVFRSRGNVARLLNVLRPQ; encoded by the coding sequence ATGGCAACAAATGATCCGCTACTGATTGCAAACGTACTGGCCTGTTCTGCCATCGTCATCCGTCTGATGTTCTTTCGTAAGCCGGGAGCACGGCATAACTGGTGGGCATCGTGGTTGGCATACCTGCTAATCCTCGCGTATGCCTCGGTGCCGTTCCGATACTTCTATCACTGCTACGGCTCCCCTGGTTGGGGTGTCGTTCTCATTAATCTCATAATCTGCGCCGCTGTCTTCCGGTCCCGGGGGAATGTGGCCCGGTTACTTAACGTATTGAGACCACAATGA
- a CDS encoding antiterminator Q family protein, whose product MRDIQMVLERWGAWSRHRYEMGYSPIAAGFKGLLPESPSMASCTDHDAMIVDACVGRLKAKRPEEHALIEDHYIKNISKRQLAKRDRCDEKLIRIKFQLAEGFVEGCLSMLDVTLEMDPYTQKHLIELSEKNN is encoded by the coding sequence ATGCGTGATATTCAGATGGTATTAGAACGCTGGGGCGCATGGTCCCGGCATCGTTACGAAATGGGTTATTCTCCGATCGCTGCTGGCTTTAAAGGGTTATTGCCAGAATCACCAAGTATGGCATCGTGTACAGACCATGATGCGATGATTGTTGATGCTTGTGTTGGCAGGCTAAAGGCAAAAAGGCCAGAAGAGCACGCACTTATTGAAGATCACTACATCAAAAATATTTCAAAGCGACAGTTGGCGAAGCGAGACCGTTGTGATGAAAAACTTATACGCATAAAATTTCAATTGGCTGAAGGCTTCGTAGAGGGATGCCTCTCAATGCTGGATGTCACTCTAGAAATGGACCCCTACACTCAAAAGCATTTAATTGAGCTTTCCGAAAAAAATAATTAA
- a CDS encoding DUF968 domain-containing protein, with product MRALLKPCIQPDLGIVLLRPGSELMPLFRARRVLISTEPHHMHGMGSGMLPDTEQPLLDDPVMMTFFTHERVIKAAGGINSLEDHLQHGTGCQIESDWHDSSHTTLRTGNGAVRLCWHCDNRLREIEPSPRTLDIAARNTALWVISTALSAFMLPDGHQITLPELCWWAATKHVIDLMPENAARIVLKLPVGKVATGTLKEAHIVPEQSAVQILEEQAKQVLEMAIDPETPETFLLRPKRRRWSNEQYTQWVKQQPCLCCGKQADDPHHLILYGMGGMGTKAHDLFVLPLCRAHHDELHADVRAFEAKYGTQPELIIRTLDRALALGVIATGKKNSGDKNA from the coding sequence ATGAGAGCATTACTAAAACCCTGCATCCAGCCCGATCTTGGAATTGTGCTGCTTCGTCCGGGCAGTGAACTGATGCCACTATTCCGCGCGCGCCGCGTGCTTATAAGCACTGAACCGCACCACATGCACGGTATGGGTTCCGGCATGCTTCCAGATACGGAGCAGCCGCTACTTGATGATCCGGTGATGATGACATTCTTCACTCATGAGCGTGTTATCAAAGCAGCTGGTGGGATTAACTCTCTTGAAGACCACCTGCAGCACGGCACCGGGTGCCAGATAGAAAGCGACTGGCATGACTCCAGCCATACCACTCTGCGCACCGGCAACGGTGCAGTGCGCCTTTGCTGGCACTGTGATAACCGGCTACGCGAAATCGAACCATCGCCGCGAACGCTGGATATCGCAGCGCGCAATACCGCACTTTGGGTGATCAGCACGGCTCTGTCGGCATTTATGCTGCCCGATGGCCACCAGATAACCTTGCCGGAGCTCTGCTGGTGGGCTGCAACAAAGCACGTTATTGATCTGATGCCGGAGAACGCCGCACGCATCGTGTTGAAACTGCCTGTTGGGAAGGTGGCCACCGGAACACTGAAAGAGGCGCATATCGTCCCGGAGCAATCAGCAGTGCAGATTCTGGAGGAGCAGGCAAAGCAGGTGCTGGAGATGGCTATCGATCCTGAAACGCCGGAGACGTTTCTGTTACGGCCAAAGCGCCGCCGATGGAGCAACGAGCAGTATACCCAATGGGTTAAGCAGCAGCCTTGCCTGTGCTGTGGTAAACAGGCAGACGACCCACACCACCTGATCTTATACGGCATGGGCGGTATGGGCACTAAAGCGCATGATTTATTCGTGTTGCCGCTATGCAGAGCGCACCACGATGAACTTCATGCTGATGTGCGTGCGTTTGAGGCTAAGTACGGCACACAGCCGGAGCTGATCATTCGCACGCTCGACAGAGCCCTGGCACTCGGCGTTATTGCCACGGGTAAGAAAAATAGCGGAGACAAAAATGCGTGA
- a CDS encoding DUF4222 domain-containing protein — MDEDSQNLNRTYRDPRGVLVKVIRWDKINQQVIFLRANYPHECMQPLERFIQKFTRVL; from the coding sequence GTGGATGAAGACAGCCAAAACCTCAACCGGACGTACCGGGACCCGCGCGGCGTGCTGGTCAAAGTCATCCGCTGGGACAAAATTAACCAGCAGGTCATATTCTTGCGTGCGAATTATCCGCATGAGTGCATGCAGCCGCTTGAGCGGTTCATCCAGAAATTCACGAGGGTTCTATGA
- a CDS encoding RusA family crossover junction endodeoxyribonuclease: MKLILPFPPSVNGYWRSTSRGTLISERGRKYRINAIAAVYEQLRRRPQAITHDIDIHVVLYPPNHAKRDLDNFQKALFDAVTHAGVWVDDIQIKRMVVEWGDVTCHGKAELTINEFHR, from the coding sequence ATGAAACTGATCCTGCCATTTCCACCCAGTGTTAACGGATACTGGCGCTCTACCTCTCGCGGTACGCTGATCAGTGAGCGTGGCCGCAAATACCGGATCAATGCGATAGCTGCCGTTTATGAGCAGCTTCGCCGCCGCCCGCAGGCGATCACTCATGACATTGATATCCACGTCGTCCTCTACCCGCCTAACCACGCTAAACGCGATTTAGACAACTTCCAGAAGGCGCTGTTTGATGCTGTAACTCACGCTGGCGTGTGGGTTGATGATATTCAGATCAAGCGCATGGTGGTGGAATGGGGTGACGTGACATGTCACGGTAAAGCAGAGTTAACGATCAATGAATTTCATCGATAA
- a CDS encoding conserved phage C-terminal domain-containing protein — MSVKLSAYVWDGCALSGMKLSEVVIMARLADWCSDDGVCWPSVATIARQIGAGESTVRTAIGRLEKAEWLTRKQRRKGNRNTSNIYQLNVAKLKEAASKVDAPESDPSKSDASGFDASKYEASNFDPSKNCHEKGFHPSESGGDPLVNSKHDPSDKKDSCQPPSETDPEVVITDSAKQVLAHLNMVTGSRYQVSKSSLDSIRGRLSEGFTTDELILATDYLNAKWSGDLAMVEYLRPATMFQPSKFPGYLSGANHWLEAGRPKSVNGKWVKESGETIGADVADHTERDAAYRRFIGSGNPLKNPSQLEQTVRAEASKAGVRSMQVSFAVSRWNSIWKECASRIARGKAA, encoded by the coding sequence ATGAGCGTTAAGTTATCCGCCTACGTCTGGGATGGCTGCGCACTGTCCGGTATGAAGCTGTCGGAAGTAGTCATCATGGCCCGCCTGGCTGACTGGTGCAGTGATGATGGTGTGTGCTGGCCGAGTGTGGCAACCATTGCCCGTCAGATTGGCGCTGGCGAGAGCACGGTACGCACTGCGATCGGGCGCCTGGAAAAGGCTGAGTGGCTTACCCGAAAGCAGCGCCGCAAGGGCAATCGCAACACCTCAAACATCTACCAGTTGAACGTGGCAAAGCTGAAGGAAGCAGCATCTAAAGTTGATGCGCCAGAATCTGACCCATCAAAATCTGATGCATCAGGATTTGACGCATCAAAATATGAGGCCTCAAATTTTGACCCGTCGAAAAACTGTCACGAGAAGGGTTTTCACCCGTCAGAATCTGGGGGCGATCCGTTAGTAAATTCAAAACATGACCCGTCAGATAAAAAAGATTCTTGTCAGCCTCCTTCTGAGACCGACCCAGAAGTGGTTATTACTGACTCAGCCAAGCAGGTACTGGCACACCTGAATATGGTTACCGGTTCACGCTACCAGGTTAGCAAGTCGTCTCTCGATAGCATCCGTGGCCGCTTGTCAGAAGGGTTCACGACTGACGAGCTGATCCTTGCTACGGATTACCTGAACGCGAAATGGTCAGGTGACCTGGCGATGGTCGAGTATCTGCGCCCGGCCACAATGTTCCAGCCTTCAAAGTTCCCTGGTTATCTGTCAGGCGCAAATCACTGGCTTGAGGCAGGGCGACCTAAGAGCGTTAACGGCAAGTGGGTCAAGGAGTCCGGCGAGACTATTGGCGCTGATGTGGCAGACCACACTGAGCGTGACGCGGCCTACCGCCGTTTCATCGGCAGCGGTAATCCGCTGAAGAATCCGAGCCAGTTGGAGCAGACGGTCAGAGCTGAGGCGAGTAAGGCCGGGGTTCGTTCAATGCAGGTCAGCTTTGCGGTCAGCCGCTGGAACAGCATCTGGAAGGAGTGCGCATCGCGCATAGCCAGGGGGAAAGCAGCATGA
- a CDS encoding chromosome partitioning protein ParB produces the protein MTTLSQMYKQKAKTGSEITTKKTYMVPFDELYLEPGDNIRELNVAWAEHMRDLWIAGADLPALTVTVTDKGVRVDDGQHRLIGAGMAIAAGTDIPRIECKDFVGTELERLAHQAGSNDSLQITPIQRATQYNRARKRGYEIAEIAKAFHRSVSDIESHLQLLSAGPEIIGMVESGEMASTTAVALTREYGPQAGTVATEQMAKAKAAGKKKLTKSAAMQQFSTKKARRLVELMAAFEFSDEGYKAPDEVYLEAMGIIAEYREKHCAPAASSTDGETLETKLPMVKEDIISQSGIETWACAAAAFGDKEEFTFSESKYAHTWASDSLENPQIVVVKAETIRKAVELVAGESNHHPLNTWVRSKLYGLPNSDDACLRIKEVYEDYRSEFPAIGDFQNILEKTNCSTWWNIRALRAEVKRVLKELEGASA, from the coding sequence ATGACAACACTTTCGCAGATGTACAAACAAAAGGCCAAAACAGGCAGCGAAATCACCACCAAGAAAACCTACATGGTGCCGTTTGATGAGCTGTATCTGGAGCCAGGCGATAATATTCGCGAACTCAATGTTGCTTGGGCTGAACATATGCGTGACCTGTGGATCGCAGGCGCAGACCTTCCGGCACTGACCGTCACGGTAACTGACAAGGGCGTGAGGGTGGATGACGGCCAGCATCGCCTGATTGGTGCAGGAATGGCTATTGCAGCGGGAACAGACATCCCACGTATTGAGTGCAAAGACTTTGTTGGAACTGAGCTGGAAAGGCTGGCTCACCAGGCTGGAAGCAATGACAGCCTACAGATAACTCCAATTCAGCGAGCTACTCAATACAATCGGGCCAGAAAACGCGGGTACGAGATAGCGGAAATTGCTAAAGCTTTTCATCGCTCAGTCTCAGATATTGAAAGTCACCTGCAGTTGCTCTCTGCCGGGCCAGAAATCATCGGCATGGTTGAGTCTGGTGAAATGGCTTCAACAACAGCTGTCGCACTAACCCGAGAATATGGCCCTCAGGCGGGAACGGTGGCAACTGAGCAGATGGCTAAAGCGAAGGCGGCAGGTAAGAAGAAACTGACAAAGAGCGCTGCAATGCAGCAGTTCAGTACCAAGAAAGCCCGCCGCCTGGTTGAGCTCATGGCCGCATTCGAATTCAGCGATGAAGGATACAAGGCACCAGATGAGGTTTATCTGGAAGCAATGGGCATTATTGCAGAGTACCGCGAGAAACATTGCGCGCCAGCAGCCTCCAGCACTGATGGTGAGACGCTGGAAACTAAGCTGCCGATGGTGAAAGAAGACATCATCAGCCAGAGCGGAATAGAGACATGGGCATGTGCGGCTGCAGCGTTCGGCGACAAAGAAGAGTTCACCTTCAGCGAATCTAAATACGCTCATACATGGGCCAGCGATTCTCTGGAAAACCCTCAGATTGTTGTCGTTAAGGCTGAGACTATCCGAAAAGCGGTTGAGCTGGTGGCCGGGGAAAGCAACCACCATCCGCTGAACACCTGGGTGAGATCAAAGCTCTATGGGTTGCCAAACTCAGACGATGCCTGCCTACGCATCAAAGAAGTTTATGAAGATTACCGGAGCGAGTTTCCAGCTATTGGTGATTTCCAAAATATTCTCGAAAAAACAAATTGCTCAACCTGGTGGAACATCCGTGCGTTGCGGGCGGAAGTTAAGCGCGTTCTGAAAGAGTTGGAAGGGGCATCAGCATGA
- a CDS encoding glycoside hydrolase family 19 protein, with protein MNLNQFQRAAGISAELAARWHPHIDAAMAEFGITSPLAQAMFIAQVGHESNSFRATRENFNYSVQALMVTFYPARMTRDQAFTLGRKPGESPLPLERQKAIANLVYQKRFGNKLAGDGWKYRGGGLIQTTFLDNYRATGNGIKVDLVSNPELIELDQNAARSAAWFFVSKGCLNWINSVPSCTKIINGGDNGLADRTARYNLAKSVLV; from the coding sequence ATGAACCTGAACCAATTCCAACGGGCGGCTGGCATCAGCGCCGAACTTGCCGCGCGCTGGCATCCGCACATTGATGCGGCAATGGCTGAATTCGGCATTACTTCACCGCTGGCGCAGGCTATGTTCATCGCGCAGGTGGGGCATGAGTCCAACAGCTTCAGGGCGACCCGCGAGAACTTCAATTACAGCGTCCAGGCTTTAATGGTGACGTTCTACCCGGCGCGCATGACCCGTGACCAGGCTTTCACGCTTGGTCGTAAGCCAGGGGAGAGCCCATTACCGTTAGAGCGGCAGAAAGCGATCGCCAATCTGGTCTATCAGAAGCGCTTCGGCAATAAGCTCGCAGGCGACGGATGGAAGTATCGCGGTGGCGGGTTAATTCAGACAACATTCCTGGATAACTACCGGGCCACAGGTAACGGCATCAAGGTCGACCTGGTGAGCAACCCGGAACTGATTGAACTTGACCAAAATGCGGCGCGGTCAGCTGCATGGTTCTTTGTCTCAAAAGGATGCCTGAACTGGATTAACTCTGTGCCGAGCTGCACAAAAATCATCAACGGTGGCGATAACGGGTTAGCAGACCGCACGGCGCGTTACAACCTGGCTAAATCGGTGCTTGTATGA
- a CDS encoding DUF2570 domain-containing protein, producing MTWLATNWRVVLVAGLILLCVSMAKLASGYHARATSAEKSLASSEAITRNATAAINLMYDITKAANAERQSLQQKGETHVVYIREAVKGDECAVRDVPDAAADDLRLYADSIRAGAQAKAKP from the coding sequence ATGACGTGGCTGGCAACTAACTGGAGAGTGGTTCTGGTTGCTGGCCTGATTCTGTTGTGCGTATCCATGGCTAAGCTGGCAAGCGGCTACCACGCCAGAGCGACATCAGCAGAGAAGAGCCTCGCCTCATCCGAAGCTATAACCAGGAACGCTACAGCCGCCATTAACCTGATGTACGACATCACTAAAGCGGCGAACGCCGAACGCCAGTCATTACAGCAGAAGGGTGAAACACATGTGGTCTACATTCGCGAAGCGGTTAAGGGCGACGAATGCGCTGTTCGTGATGTTCCTGATGCCGCTGCTGATGATCTCCGGTTGTACGCGGACAGTATACGTGCAGGTGCCCAGGCCAAAGCTAAACCCTGA